In Bdellovibrio sp. GT3, one genomic interval encodes:
- the hutH gene encoding histidine ammonia-lyase, giving the protein MQLTGENITIENLYKAAHTPSMKVELADSARAEMKKSRDYIEGRISSGEVMYGVNTGFGAFSSVRISDSEIEQLQRNLIRSHCMGIGAPFTKTETRAMMILRANALAKGHSGIRPTVVDKILEFLNNDIIPVVPSQGSVGASGDLAPLSHLALTVIGEGEAWGNDGKPVHVTELLKQKGIAPLELKAKEGLSMINGCQVMTSIGLLSLWEARRLLWIADLAGAMTLEGMRGSRKPFDPLIQASRPHAGEGKTGRNLIKIMGATSPIGESHEIQDNRVQDAYSLRCMPAVHGAAKDGVRYAVKVLETEANSSTDNPLVFADANKVLSCGNFHGMPVAHAMDFAGIVISSQASISECRISKLISTQMSELPPFLTPNGGLNSGHMIVQVAAASLVSENKVLAHPASVDSIPTSAEKEDHVSMGTIAARKFAQILRNAEHVIAMELLSGTQAIDLLAPLKPAAAVKAVHEHIRKTVPFAKEDRIFHKDVEAIKAMMVSGELMAVVEKTVGELEW; this is encoded by the coding sequence ATGCAATTGACTGGTGAAAATATCACGATCGAAAATCTCTATAAAGCCGCACACACACCTTCCATGAAAGTGGAGTTGGCGGATTCTGCTCGCGCGGAAATGAAAAAGTCCCGCGACTACATCGAGGGTCGTATTTCCAGCGGTGAAGTGATGTACGGTGTGAACACCGGGTTCGGTGCTTTCTCTTCCGTTAGAATTTCTGATTCCGAAATCGAGCAACTGCAAAGAAACCTGATCCGCTCTCATTGTATGGGCATCGGTGCTCCATTCACGAAAACTGAAACTCGCGCGATGATGATTTTGCGTGCGAATGCTTTGGCGAAAGGCCACAGCGGTATTCGTCCGACAGTGGTTGATAAAATTCTGGAATTCCTGAACAACGACATCATTCCTGTGGTTCCATCCCAAGGTTCTGTGGGTGCTTCGGGTGACTTGGCTCCGTTGTCTCATTTGGCTCTGACAGTTATTGGTGAAGGCGAAGCGTGGGGTAACGATGGCAAGCCCGTTCACGTGACTGAGTTATTGAAACAAAAGGGCATAGCCCCGCTGGAGCTGAAAGCGAAAGAGGGCCTTTCCATGATCAATGGTTGTCAGGTGATGACATCCATCGGTTTGCTTTCTTTGTGGGAAGCGCGTCGCTTGTTGTGGATCGCGGACCTTGCCGGAGCGATGACTCTGGAAGGTATGAGAGGTTCCAGAAAACCATTCGATCCATTGATTCAAGCAAGCCGCCCGCATGCGGGTGAGGGTAAAACCGGTCGCAACTTGATTAAAATCATGGGCGCAACCAGCCCGATCGGTGAGTCCCACGAAATACAAGACAACCGCGTTCAGGATGCGTACTCCCTTCGTTGTATGCCAGCAGTTCACGGAGCTGCCAAAGACGGCGTTCGTTACGCTGTTAAAGTTTTGGAAACTGAAGCGAATTCTTCCACGGACAATCCGTTGGTATTTGCCGATGCAAATAAAGTTCTTTCCTGCGGTAACTTCCACGGTATGCCTGTTGCGCACGCAATGGATTTCGCAGGTATCGTGATTTCCTCTCAGGCAAGCATTTCTGAGTGCCGTATTTCCAAATTGATCTCGACACAAATGAGTGAGCTTCCACCATTCCTGACACCAAACGGTGGTTTGAACTCCGGTCACATGATCGTGCAAGTGGCAGCGGCATCACTGGTGAGTGAGAACAAAGTTTTGGCACATCCAGCGTCCGTTGATTCCATTCCGACTTCGGCTGAAAAAGAAGACCACGTTTCCATGGGAACTATTGCAGCAAGAAAATTTGCACAAATCCTAAGAAACGCAGAGCATGTGATTGCGATGGAACTTCTTTCCGGCACTCAAGCAATCGACCTGTTGGCTCCACTAAAGCCAGCGGCAGCGGTGAAAGCCGTGCATGAGCACATCAGAAAAACAGTTCCGTTCGCAAAAGAAGACCGCATTTTCCACAAAGACGTCGAGGCTATCAAAGCCATGATGGTGTCCGGCGAGTTGATGGCGGTAGTAGAAAAAACGGTCGGCGAACTCGAGTGGTAA
- a CDS encoding tRNA-uridine aminocarboxypropyltransferase, with protein MCFLNKSRCICASIPKLTLKTRLCLVVHAKELKRTTNTGRLAVTALTNSEMRIRGVEGDAVDLSDLLVPEYRTVLFYPSENALELNAEFVAADPRPIQLIVPDGNWRQASKVHYRHHELAEVPRVMIKEANKSLHHMRAETTAEGMATLQAIAEAFGITEGAEARKALMDLYEAKLKATLEGRSIKI; from the coding sequence GTGTGCTTTTTAAATAAAAGCCGCTGCATTTGCGCGTCCATTCCAAAATTAACTCTGAAAACCCGCCTCTGCCTGGTGGTTCACGCCAAGGAACTGAAGCGCACGACCAACACGGGTCGCTTGGCCGTGACCGCCCTTACGAATAGCGAAATGCGCATCCGCGGAGTCGAGGGCGATGCAGTCGATCTTAGTGATCTTCTGGTGCCTGAATACCGCACGGTTTTGTTTTATCCATCTGAAAATGCCTTGGAATTGAATGCTGAATTTGTCGCGGCGGATCCTCGCCCGATTCAATTGATTGTTCCCGATGGAAACTGGCGCCAGGCCAGTAAAGTCCACTACCGTCACCATGAATTGGCCGAGGTGCCACGAGTGATGATTAAGGAAGCCAACAAGTCTTTGCATCACATGCGCGCAGAAACAACAGCTGAGGGCATGGCGACTTTGCAAGCGATTGCGGAAGCGTTCGGAATTACCGAAGGAGCTGAAGCACGCAAAGCCTTGATGGATTTGTATGAGGCAAAACTAAAAGCGACCCTGGAGGGTCGCAGTATTAAAATCTAA
- the hutU gene encoding urocanate hydratase, producing MSRVVKAPTGNKMVCKGWLQEAAYRMIQNNLDPSIAEHPENLVVYGGIGKAARNWECFDKILEALKELENDETLLVQSGKPIGILKTHEDAPRVLLANSNLVPKWSTWEVFNELDKKGLMMYGQMTAGSWIYIGTQGIIQGTYESFVEAGRQYFNGDLTGRVILTAGLGGMGGAQPLAGVFAGACVLAVEIDPTRIQKRLETKYIDEVATDIDDAIARIKKYTAAGEAKSVALQGNMATVIHQLMDKGFTPDLLTDQTSAHDPLVGYIPEGYTVETAKTFREKDQTAYLKAAYDSMAKHVRGMLAMKDKGAVTFDYGNNLRARAQEAGVENAFDYPGFVPAFIRPLFCKGSGPFRWVALSGDPADIKVTDDAMRKLFPHKKDLLRWLDMAEERIAFQGLPARICWLEYGERAKAGAMLNQLVKEGKVKAPIVIGRDHLDCGSVASPNRETEAMKDGSDAVSDWALLNAMVNTACGATWVSLHHGGGVGMGYSQHAGQVIVADGTEKAAKRLERVLTADPAMGVFRHLDAGYELAKQVAQERGVNSCWL from the coding sequence ATGTCTCGCGTCGTAAAAGCCCCAACTGGCAACAAGATGGTTTGTAAAGGCTGGCTGCAAGAAGCCGCCTACCGCATGATTCAAAACAATTTGGATCCTTCAATTGCTGAGCATCCAGAGAATCTGGTTGTGTATGGTGGTATCGGTAAAGCTGCTCGTAACTGGGAATGCTTCGATAAAATTTTGGAAGCCTTGAAAGAACTTGAAAACGACGAGACCTTGCTAGTTCAATCCGGCAAACCAATCGGTATCCTAAAAACTCACGAAGATGCACCTCGCGTGCTGTTGGCGAACTCCAACCTTGTACCTAAGTGGTCCACTTGGGAAGTCTTCAACGAACTGGATAAAAAAGGTTTGATGATGTACGGCCAGATGACGGCGGGTTCTTGGATTTACATCGGAACTCAAGGCATCATCCAAGGTACTTATGAATCATTCGTTGAAGCTGGTCGTCAGTATTTCAATGGCGATCTTACAGGTCGCGTGATTCTGACTGCGGGCTTGGGCGGTATGGGTGGAGCACAGCCTTTAGCAGGTGTGTTCGCGGGAGCATGTGTGCTAGCCGTTGAAATCGATCCAACTCGTATTCAAAAGCGTCTTGAAACAAAATACATCGACGAAGTTGCAACAGACATCGACGATGCAATCGCTCGTATCAAAAAATACACAGCAGCGGGCGAGGCGAAATCCGTGGCCCTTCAAGGCAACATGGCGACCGTTATTCATCAACTGATGGACAAAGGCTTCACGCCGGATCTTTTGACGGATCAAACTTCTGCCCATGATCCATTGGTGGGTTATATCCCTGAAGGCTACACAGTAGAAACTGCAAAAACTTTCCGCGAAAAAGATCAAACGGCGTATTTGAAAGCCGCTTATGATTCCATGGCAAAACACGTGCGTGGAATGCTGGCAATGAAGGACAAGGGAGCTGTGACTTTCGATTACGGCAACAACTTGCGCGCCCGTGCTCAAGAAGCGGGTGTTGAAAATGCATTCGATTACCCAGGTTTCGTTCCGGCGTTCATCCGTCCACTATTCTGTAAAGGTTCCGGTCCATTCCGTTGGGTGGCACTGTCTGGTGATCCGGCTGATATCAAAGTGACTGACGATGCGATGAGAAAACTATTCCCGCACAAGAAAGATCTTTTGCGTTGGTTGGATATGGCTGAAGAGCGAATCGCTTTCCAAGGCTTGCCAGCACGTATTTGCTGGCTTGAGTACGGCGAGCGTGCGAAGGCAGGTGCTATGCTGAATCAACTGGTGAAAGAAGGAAAAGTGAAAGCACCGATCGTGATCGGTCGTGACCACTTGGATTGCGGATCTGTGGCTTCTCCAAATCGCGAAACAGAAGCGATGAAGGATGGCTCTGATGCAGTCAGTGACTGGGCGCTTTTGAATGCGATGGTAAACACAGCTTGCGGAGCTACATGGGTCAGTCTTCACCATGGTGGTGGTGTGGGTATGGGTTACAGCCAGCACGCAGGACAAGTGATCGTTGCGGACGGTACTGAAAAAGCAGCGAAACGTCTTGAAAGAGTGTTAACTGCCGATCCAGCAATGGGTGTATTTAGACATTTGGACGCAGGCTATGAGCTTGCAAAACAAGTGGCGCAAGAGCGCGGTGTGAACAGCTGCTGGTTATAG
- a CDS encoding ABC transporter substrate-binding protein — MLSHKWILSVVLSLAPLSFVQAQPKKAPDLVRVGNLKFAHYGAISYLPEFCGKYNLKVTERVFAKGIDIMPAIIAGEIDVAASAADAAIAGRSGGVPIYAVAGFAEGGARIVVRPELNIKSIKDFKGKKVGVARGGAQELLLLAELAKNNLTWSDKKGKDVQIVYMAFADLNQALQAKQIDAMAQSEPQSSQAINKGWGVELMKPYDTPMGMPIRTLVMTEKMYNEKKDVAERFMKCFVEATKLFMDKPEIAEKFVVEKVFKGQITPQDFKDAIGNSPYAYHLTVEHIQITTDFMHKYGVGRMEKVPKAADWVKIDLLDDAKKSLGVK, encoded by the coding sequence ATGCTATCTCACAAATGGATTCTCAGCGTTGTTCTATCATTAGCACCTTTAAGTTTCGTGCAAGCACAGCCAAAAAAAGCCCCAGATCTAGTTCGAGTCGGAAATTTGAAATTCGCCCATTATGGTGCGATCAGTTACCTTCCGGAATTCTGCGGAAAGTATAATTTGAAAGTCACTGAAAGAGTTTTCGCCAAGGGCATCGACATCATGCCGGCAATTATAGCAGGAGAAATTGACGTGGCCGCCAGTGCTGCCGATGCTGCTATCGCAGGAAGATCAGGCGGAGTGCCTATCTATGCAGTTGCAGGTTTCGCTGAAGGTGGAGCGCGCATCGTGGTTCGTCCCGAGCTCAATATTAAGTCGATCAAGGATTTCAAAGGCAAAAAAGTTGGCGTGGCCCGCGGTGGGGCGCAGGAGTTGTTGCTTCTTGCAGAGCTTGCGAAAAACAATCTGACCTGGTCGGATAAAAAAGGCAAAGACGTGCAAATCGTCTATATGGCCTTCGCCGATTTGAACCAGGCCCTGCAGGCAAAACAAATCGACGCCATGGCACAGAGTGAACCGCAATCATCCCAAGCCATCAACAAGGGTTGGGGCGTGGAGCTGATGAAGCCTTACGACACACCAATGGGTATGCCGATTCGTACACTTGTGATGACCGAGAAAATGTATAACGAGAAAAAAGATGTCGCCGAAAGATTCATGAAGTGCTTCGTGGAAGCCACAAAACTTTTCATGGATAAACCCGAGATCGCAGAAAAATTCGTGGTAGAGAAAGTCTTCAAAGGGCAAATCACTCCACAGGATTTTAAAGATGCTATCGGGAACTCTCCGTATGCTTATCACTTAACAGTTGAGCACATTCAAATCACCACGGACTTTATGCATAAGTACGGGGTCGGTCGCATGGAGAAAGTTCCAAAAGCGGCAGACTGGGTGAAAATCGATCTCTTGGACGATGCCAAGAAATCCTTGGGTGTAAAATAG
- a CDS encoding ABC transporter permease, producing MAKAKVDFSTRIKGIWVPLLMVAVWEAVVRLGWVNPQVLPAPSAVITRWYQYLMPMEAYDPAGEMSKLEWIFSGELLHDLWASFYRVLIGCLIGGVLALPLGLVMGASQKVYDYMNPLVQVLRPIPPIAYIPLAILWFGLGNPPAVFLIALGAFFPVLMNTIVGVRAVDSIYIRAARNMGAGSFLMFRKIIVPAAMPYILSGVRIGIGTGFICMIVAEMIAVNSGLGYRILEAREYFWSDKIIAGMFSIGLLGLAIDTVVDKLNNHLLRWHRGLE from the coding sequence ATGGCTAAGGCAAAGGTTGATTTTAGCACACGTATAAAAGGAATTTGGGTGCCACTACTGATGGTCGCCGTGTGGGAAGCCGTGGTCCGTTTGGGCTGGGTGAATCCACAGGTGTTGCCAGCGCCGTCCGCGGTGATCACACGTTGGTATCAATACCTTATGCCGATGGAGGCCTATGATCCCGCAGGCGAAATGTCGAAACTTGAATGGATTTTTTCCGGCGAGTTGCTTCATGACCTGTGGGCCAGTTTTTACCGTGTGCTGATTGGCTGTTTGATCGGCGGCGTTTTGGCGCTACCGTTAGGGCTGGTCATGGGTGCCAGTCAAAAAGTTTACGACTATATGAATCCACTAGTGCAGGTACTTCGTCCCATCCCACCGATTGCTTACATTCCATTGGCGATCTTGTGGTTTGGCTTGGGTAATCCCCCGGCCGTGTTCCTGATCGCCTTGGGAGCCTTCTTCCCGGTGTTGATGAACACTATCGTGGGCGTGCGTGCGGTGGATTCTATTTATATCCGTGCTGCCCGCAATATGGGGGCTGGATCATTTCTGATGTTCAGAAAAATCATCGTTCCGGCAGCGATGCCATACATTTTGAGTGGCGTGCGCATCGGTATCGGGACAGGTTTCATCTGTATGATCGTGGCAGAGATGATCGCGGTGAACAGTGGACTGGGTTACCGTATTCTGGAAGCGCGTGAGTACTTCTGGTCGGATAAGATTATTGCCGGGATGTTTTCGATCGGTCTTTTGGGACTTGCGATTGATACGGTCGTGGATAAATTAAACAACCACTTGCTGCGCTGGCATCGAGGTCTTGAATAA
- a CDS encoding ABC transporter ATP-binding protein, which produces MAETLTQIKVQNVDKIFHGGDEGKDVIALKDINLEIPRGQFLCLLGPSGCGKSTLLNAIAGFSMPTNGQVLVEEKKIFEPGPDRGMVFQEYALFPWMSVEDNITFGLRIKKNVPEEQIQKTLNSLLEKLKLTEFRKRFPKDLSGGMRQRVAIARVLALDPPIMLMDEPFGALDALTRRSLQDELIKLWQETKKTVVFVTHSMEEAIYLADRIVVMTYRPGTVKKDLIVDLPRPRNPAANDFNALKREISDMVMAEQNRFQDAQLRGSTGD; this is translated from the coding sequence ATGGCTGAAACACTAACTCAAATCAAAGTTCAGAACGTTGACAAGATTTTTCACGGCGGTGACGAGGGTAAAGACGTTATCGCACTTAAAGACATTAACCTGGAAATCCCACGCGGGCAGTTCCTGTGTTTGCTGGGACCATCGGGTTGTGGCAAGAGCACTCTGTTGAATGCTATCGCAGGATTTTCAATGCCCACGAATGGGCAGGTGTTGGTTGAAGAAAAGAAAATCTTTGAACCGGGACCTGATCGCGGCATGGTTTTTCAGGAGTACGCGCTTTTTCCCTGGATGTCGGTCGAAGACAACATCACCTTCGGATTAAGAATCAAGAAAAATGTCCCTGAAGAGCAAATTCAAAAAACACTGAACAGCCTGCTTGAGAAATTAAAACTCACAGAGTTCCGCAAACGTTTTCCAAAAGATCTATCAGGCGGCATGCGCCAACGTGTGGCTATCGCTCGCGTATTGGCGTTAGATCCACCGATTATGCTGATGGATGAACCGTTCGGAGCCTTGGATGCCCTGACTCGCAGAAGCTTGCAAGACGAATTGATCAAACTGTGGCAAGAGACTAAAAAGACCGTGGTGTTTGTAACTCACAGTATGGAAGAAGCCATTTACCTTGCCGATAGAATTGTTGTGATGACATATCGACCGGGGACAGTGAAAAAAGATCTGATCGTGGATCTACCTCGTCCAAGAAATCCAGCCGCTAACGATTTCAATGCCCTTAAGCGCGAAATCAGCGACATGGTCATGGCCGAACAAAACCGCTTCCAAGACGCGCAACTGCGCGGTTCAACAGGCGACTAA